One Pyrofollis japonicus DNA window includes the following coding sequences:
- a CDS encoding RecB-family nuclease, producing the protein MGTSLLVVVHDISSAQRLLDMVKLVYSLGFNQIVVTKAYGAAASSGIPDAMRLALRLNRSIYVLPSVKDAVEVFSPDKIVIISREYGEAADVDEIVSRLGNANKPMIIFGGSDPAPGKDIAGLGEALYPRGFEARAGPVAEAAIILYRYKSLLTG; encoded by the coding sequence ATGGGCACTAGCTTGCTTGTCGTAGTACATGATATTTCAAGTGCGCAGCGATTACTCGACATGGTTAAACTCGTTTACAGCCTAGGGTTTAACCAAATAGTTGTAACAAAAGCCTATGGAGCAGCAGCTTCAAGCGGAATACCCGACGCAATGCGGCTAGCCCTGCGCTTGAATCGAAGCATTTATGTCTTGCCGAGCGTGAAGGATGCTGTCGAAGTCTTCTCGCCCGACAAAATAGTCATAATTTCGCGAGAATACGGTGAAGCTGCTGACGTTGATGAAATAGTTTCAAGACTAGGCAATGCAAACAAGCCAATGATAATCTTCGGGGGATCTGACCCTGCTCCCGGAAAGGATATCGCAGGACTCGGAGAAGCCCTCTATCCACGCGGCTTTGAGGCCCGCGCTGGACCGGTGGCTGAGGCAGCGATAATACTCTACCGATATAAATCACTGCTCACGGGCTAG
- a CDS encoding PhoH family protein, giving the protein MGALLEKLKPMSKGQEEMLQALKSDEYEIVGLFGPTGSGKSLFSVLYGIDAILEEKYKKLIISRPVVDVVTGKELTAQELGEQFYEIAFAYLRDILSEFIEWNKVEELIKEGKIIFADTHYLRGRTFDDAIIFLDDAQNIPPESSVEILMRIGRNSKFVIAGDPVFQKPHGVERDGATVMREVLIGEENAKVVDLGLKDIVRPGARRGIRLLIEMRMRNRPLNEIEKRILDAARIYAPDADVITVVEFVDAKKQFEITAEHVPDALIIVKEGYLGRLVGKGGERIQKIEQDTEMRLRAVELTLDFTNIIRAVHPVSWIYKHVLDADFEGPYLAVKVRSNEFGAFVGQRGFHVKFLDAVFRKLLGVGVKAYEVIEEEETGRRKKRR; this is encoded by the coding sequence ATGGGCGCGCTATTGGAGAAGCTTAAGCCTATGAGCAAGGGCCAGGAAGAGATGCTGCAAGCGCTCAAAAGCGATGAATACGAGATAGTTGGATTATTTGGACCTACTGGCAGCGGCAAGAGCTTGTTCAGCGTGCTCTACGGTATAGATGCCATACTTGAAGAGAAATATAAGAAACTGATTATATCAAGACCTGTTGTAGACGTAGTTACTGGTAAGGAGCTTACGGCACAAGAGCTTGGCGAGCAGTTCTACGAGATTGCATTCGCGTATCTAAGAGACATACTCTCGGAGTTCATAGAGTGGAATAAAGTAGAGGAGCTAATAAAGGAAGGCAAGATCATTTTCGCTGACACGCACTATCTGCGAGGAAGAACGTTTGATGATGCTATCATATTCTTAGATGATGCGCAAAATATTCCGCCAGAGAGTAGCGTCGAAATATTGATGAGAATTGGAAGAAACAGTAAGTTCGTAATAGCTGGCGACCCCGTGTTCCAGAAGCCTCATGGAGTTGAAAGGGATGGTGCCACTGTGATGCGAGAAGTACTAATAGGTGAAGAAAATGCAAAAGTCGTTGACCTTGGCTTAAAAGACATTGTGAGACCTGGAGCAAGGCGTGGAATACGCCTCCTAATAGAGATGCGTATGAGGAATAGACCACTCAACGAAATAGAAAAAAGAATCCTTGACGCGGCAAGGATATATGCACCAGACGCCGACGTAATAACAGTTGTTGAGTTCGTTGATGCTAAGAAACAGTTTGAGATAACAGCAGAGCATGTTCCAGACGCTCTGATCATAGTCAAGGAGGGTTACCTTGGTAGGCTTGTAGGCAAGGGTGGCGAGAGGATCCAGAAAATAGAACAAGACACAGAAATGAGACTTAGGGCTGTTGAGCTAACACTCGACTTTACAAACATCATTAGAGCTGTGCACCCTGTAAGCTGGATCTACAAGCATGTACTAGACGCCGACTTCGAAGGACCCTACTTAGCGGTAAAGGTGCGTAGCAACGAGTTTGGCGCCTTTGTAGGCCAGCGCGGCTTCCACGTGAAGTTCTTAGACGCGGTGTTTAGAAAACTCCTAGGAGTCGGCGTAAAGGCGTACGAAGTAATCGAGGAAGAGGAGACTGGTAGAAGAAAGAAGCGCAGATAA
- a CDS encoding CBS domain-containing protein: protein MSEPFEGTSDVEELRVSDAMVTNVVTCGPDENVTKAAQKMAENDVGSVVIVNEKGSIVGIITEGDIVRRVVAKGLDPNRTLVRHIMTPNPVTIYEDAPLSAAADLMSRKRIGHLPVVDRDGRLVGIITRSDIIRYAPGLLEILYLKSV, encoded by the coding sequence ATGAGTGAGCCGTTTGAAGGGACTAGTGATGTTGAAGAACTGCGTGTCTCTGATGCAATGGTTACTAATGTAGTCACTTGTGGCCCCGATGAGAATGTTACCAAAGCTGCACAAAAAATGGCGGAAAACGATGTGGGTAGCGTAGTAATTGTTAATGAGAAAGGCTCAATAGTAGGCATAATAACCGAAGGTGACATTGTTAGAAGAGTAGTAGCAAAAGGACTTGACCCGAATCGTACACTAGTACGTCACATTATGACACCAAATCCTGTAACAATATACGAGGATGCCCCGCTCTCTGCTGCTGCAGACTTAATGAGCAGGAAGCGCATTGGGCACTTGCCGGTAGTCGATCGTGACGGTAGACTTGTAGGAATAATTACGAGGAGCGATATAATACGCTATGCTCCAGGTCTTCTCGAAATACTGTATCTGAAGTCAGTGTAG
- a CDS encoding chromatin protein Cren7, whose product MACEKPVKVRDPTTGKEVELVPIKVWQLAPRGRKGVKIGLFKSPETGKYFRAKVPDDYPICS is encoded by the coding sequence TTGGCGTGTGAGAAGCCTGTTAAGGTTCGTGACCCGACTACTGGTAAGGAGGTTGAGCTAGTACCTATCAAGGTGTGGCAGCTAGCACCTAGGGGCAGGAAGGGCGTAAAGATAGGCCTCTTCAAGAGCCCCGAGACAGGAAAATACTTCAGAGCCAAAGTACCCGACGACTACCCAATATGCAGCTAA
- the ahcY gene encoding adenosylhomocysteinase — protein MSKIRNPGLAEQGLVQIEWAEQHMPVVAKFIRERFEKEKPLNGVIVGAVLHVTKETAALVRTLVAGGARVFLAASNPLSTQDDVAAALASQEGIEVCAWRGMNEKEYFDCIRWVASQKPNIVIDDGGDLHATLHKEFPDVAGQVWGGTEETTTGVIRLRAMEKQGVLKYPAIAVNNARTKMMFDNRYGTGQSTIDGILRATNILFAGKKVVVAGYGWVGRGIAMRARGMGARVIVTEVDPIRALEALMDGFDVMPMIEAAKIGDIFITATGNKKVIRREHFEVMKDGAILANAGHFNVEIWIPDLEEMAVSKRTIRKYVTEYKLKDGRKLYLLAEGRLVNLVAAEGHPSEVMDMSFANQALSAEYLVKNRGKLEPRVYLVPDEIDQEVARLKLKAMGVEIDELIPEQVEYLQSWQLE, from the coding sequence TTGTCAAAGATAAGGAATCCAGGGCTTGCTGAGCAGGGGCTTGTTCAAATAGAATGGGCGGAGCAGCACATGCCCGTTGTTGCAAAATTTATTAGGGAAAGATTCGAGAAGGAGAAGCCGCTCAACGGTGTTATCGTTGGAGCTGTTCTTCACGTTACAAAGGAGACGGCCGCGCTTGTACGCACACTCGTTGCGGGTGGTGCTCGGGTCTTCCTGGCAGCAAGTAATCCGCTGAGCACGCAAGACGATGTTGCGGCGGCTCTGGCGTCTCAGGAAGGGATAGAGGTTTGTGCTTGGAGAGGTATGAATGAGAAAGAGTACTTTGATTGTATTCGCTGGGTTGCGTCTCAGAAGCCCAACATCGTAATTGATGATGGGGGAGATCTTCACGCAACGCTTCACAAAGAGTTTCCTGATGTTGCTGGCCAAGTTTGGGGAGGAACTGAGGAGACGACTACTGGTGTAATAAGGCTGCGTGCTATGGAGAAACAAGGAGTTTTGAAGTATCCTGCGATAGCCGTAAATAATGCCAGGACGAAGATGATGTTTGATAATCGTTATGGGACAGGGCAGAGCACTATAGACGGCATACTTAGGGCAACAAACATACTTTTTGCTGGGAAAAAGGTTGTTGTGGCTGGGTATGGCTGGGTTGGTAGAGGTATAGCTATGCGTGCAAGAGGCATGGGTGCACGAGTAATAGTGACAGAGGTTGACCCGATAAGAGCATTAGAGGCTTTAATGGACGGTTTTGACGTCATGCCTATGATAGAGGCTGCAAAAATAGGTGACATTTTCATAACTGCTACGGGCAACAAGAAGGTTATTAGGCGCGAGCACTTCGAGGTAATGAAAGACGGAGCTATACTTGCTAACGCAGGGCACTTCAACGTCGAGATCTGGATACCCGACTTAGAAGAAATGGCCGTGTCTAAGAGAACAATAAGGAAGTATGTAACAGAGTATAAGCTCAAAGACGGCAGAAAGCTCTACTTGCTTGCAGAAGGACGTCTCGTGAACCTCGTAGCTGCGGAGGGACACCCAAGCGAGGTAATGGACATGAGTTTCGCCAACCAGGCTCTATCGGCCGAGTACTTGGTCAAAAATAGGGGCAAGCTGGAGCCAAGAGTATACCTGGTACCAGACGAGATAGACCAAGAGGTAGCTAGGCTTAAGCTCAAAGCTATGGGCGTAGAAATAGATGAGCTAATACCAGAGCAAGTAGAGTATCTTCAGAGCTGGCAGCTCGAGTAA
- a CDS encoding proteasome-activating nucleotidase: MPEQDTSIEEMYRQYIIQLERKIRELEAERMELRRELRRYKMEVDKLLSPPLIEAVVLGVLPDGRAIVKSSTGPNLVVNVSSHIDASKLVPGTYVALNQRGSTIVEILPQYEDPYVSAMEVAERPKVTFDDIGGLEEQKRELYEAIILPLKNPDLFRELGIEPPKGVLLYGPPGCGKTLLAKAVASMSNATFIRVVGSEFVHKYIGEGARIVREVFKLARKKAPAIVFIDEIDAIAAKRIDIGTSGEREVQRTLMQLLAELDGFDPLGNVKVIAATNRIDILDPAILRPGRFDRLVYVPPPNEKARVEIFRIHTRKMKLSNDVDFVQLAKLTEGATGADIRAIVIEAGYFALRDNRKVVTMKDFLAAIEKVMKKRRRPYAETSEYFESELPVAKRDESAAVMHM, encoded by the coding sequence ATGCCAGAGCAGGATACAAGTATTGAAGAAATGTACAGACAGTATATTATTCAGCTTGAAAGGAAAATTAGAGAGCTTGAAGCAGAACGTATGGAGCTGAGAAGAGAGCTTAGACGCTACAAAATGGAGGTTGATAAGCTTCTAAGCCCGCCTCTAATCGAGGCGGTCGTGCTAGGCGTATTGCCCGATGGAAGAGCAATAGTTAAGAGCAGTACGGGCCCGAATCTAGTGGTAAATGTCTCATCACATATTGACGCTTCCAAGCTTGTACCAGGTACATATGTTGCTCTAAACCAACGTGGCTCAACAATAGTGGAGATTCTTCCACAGTACGAGGACCCGTATGTAAGTGCAATGGAGGTTGCGGAGAGACCAAAAGTCACGTTTGACGATATAGGTGGTCTTGAAGAGCAGAAGCGCGAGCTATATGAGGCGATTATACTGCCTTTAAAGAACCCAGACCTATTCCGTGAGCTTGGAATAGAGCCGCCAAAAGGCGTCCTCCTTTACGGCCCGCCGGGCTGTGGAAAGACTTTGCTAGCGAAAGCAGTTGCTTCAATGAGTAATGCGACGTTTATCCGCGTCGTGGGTTCAGAGTTCGTACATAAATACATCGGCGAGGGTGCAAGGATAGTAAGGGAGGTATTCAAGCTAGCAAGGAAGAAGGCGCCAGCCATTGTCTTTATTGACGAGATTGATGCGATTGCTGCTAAGAGAATTGATATAGGTACTAGCGGTGAGCGCGAGGTTCAGCGTACACTTATGCAGTTGCTCGCAGAGCTCGATGGCTTTGATCCACTTGGTAATGTAAAGGTGATAGCAGCGACTAATAGGATAGATATACTTGACCCAGCTATTCTGAGGCCAGGTCGATTTGACAGACTAGTATACGTGCCGCCGCCTAATGAGAAGGCCCGCGTAGAAATATTCCGCATACATACGAGGAAGATGAAGCTGAGCAATGATGTAGACTTCGTGCAGCTTGCAAAGCTTACGGAGGGCGCTACCGGTGCGGACATTCGTGCAATAGTAATAGAAGCAGGATACTTCGCGTTGCGCGACAACAGGAAGGTAGTAACTATGAAGGACTTCTTGGCGGCTATAGAGAAAGTTATGAAGAAGAGAAGAAGACCTTACGCGGAAACAAGCGAGTACTTCGAGTCAGAGCTGCCGGTGGCAAAGAGAGACGAGAGTGCGGCCGTCATGCATATGTAG
- a CDS encoding multiprotein bridging factor aMBF1, whose product MSTRRRGQVLYCEMCGAPIEGRAYTIYVDGVEMIVCERCYRKYMSRARRTATDTPLRLRLAQPKPREAPITQQREPPQRPTKPSVRTEQRRAARPRPARRRSGLGLVEKYEVVEDYAERVRRARERLGLTQKELAQRVKVGENVIRRIESGSLVPPVDLAMRLERVLGVKLLEPVAEEEEEAEGSEDFYLTLGDVAELRED is encoded by the coding sequence ATGAGTACTAGGAGACGGGGCCAGGTACTGTATTGCGAAATGTGCGGAGCGCCGATAGAGGGGAGGGCTTACACTATCTATGTTGACGGTGTTGAGATGATTGTATGCGAGAGATGCTATCGAAAGTACATGTCGAGGGCGCGCAGAACAGCCACCGATACACCATTGCGTCTAAGGCTTGCACAGCCTAAGCCTAGGGAAGCACCAATCACGCAGCAAAGGGAGCCTCCTCAAAGACCTACAAAGCCTAGTGTAAGAACCGAGCAGAGAAGGGCAGCTAGGCCTCGCCCAGCTAGGAGAAGAAGCGGGCTCGGACTCGTAGAAAAGTACGAGGTTGTTGAAGACTATGCTGAGCGTGTTAGGCGTGCACGTGAACGCCTAGGGTTAACCCAGAAAGAGCTTGCACAGAGAGTCAAGGTGGGTGAAAACGTTATTCGCAGAATAGAGTCAGGGTCCCTTGTGCCCCCGGTCGATCTTGCTATGAGGCTTGAGCGTGTTCTAGGAGTAAAGCTTCTTGAGCCAGTAGCCGAGGAAGAAGAAGAGGCCGAGGGCTCTGAGGACTTCTACTTAACATTAGGCGATGTAGCAGAGCTGCGCGAAGACTAA
- the hflX gene encoding GTPase HflX, whose protein sequence is MTKEKNGYFKDALLLIPRDISDWQLKEALALLDTAGYRLYDYVRYRRVSRSRLLSQAKLREVAEKASELQGKDGARIIVYDELRPREYFRIIREAKVETIDRTMLILEIFALHAGSREAKLQIELARLKHQLPVIKEAIRLAKLRELPGFLGPGGYAVDAYYRYMVSRIARIRRELERLRKRRELERSKRRSAGLPHVAIVGYASVGKTTLFNSLTHESKSIGPEYFTTLSPKVKAISHNGFRFALVDTVGFISDIPVEIIEAFHSTLEEAATADIVLYVVDVSEREDVLVEKLGEGIDVLRRIGVVDKPMIIAANKIDLIGNEEELKHRLELISGLVSALYPGIRDVVPVSAKNKVGLDRLLCRLSTLLKDMERYMFYA, encoded by the coding sequence ATGACTAAGGAGAAAAATGGCTACTTCAAGGACGCGTTGCTGCTTATACCGAGAGATATAAGTGATTGGCAGCTCAAGGAGGCACTTGCCTTACTCGATACTGCAGGATACCGTCTTTACGACTATGTAAGATACCGAAGGGTTTCACGCTCACGTTTGCTTAGTCAAGCAAAGCTCAGAGAGGTCGCAGAGAAGGCCAGTGAGCTACAAGGCAAGGACGGTGCTCGTATAATAGTCTACGATGAGCTTCGACCCCGCGAGTACTTTAGAATAATTAGAGAAGCGAAGGTAGAGACAATTGATAGAACTATGCTGATTCTCGAAATATTCGCTCTTCATGCTGGCAGCCGCGAGGCCAAGCTGCAGATAGAGCTTGCTAGGCTCAAGCACCAGCTCCCCGTAATAAAGGAGGCAATAAGGCTTGCGAAGCTCCGTGAGCTACCAGGTTTCCTGGGCCCAGGCGGATACGCGGTAGATGCCTATTACAGGTACATGGTCTCAAGGATTGCCCGGATAAGGCGGGAGCTTGAACGGTTGAGGAAGAGAAGAGAACTTGAGAGATCTAAAAGGAGGAGTGCAGGCTTACCACACGTAGCTATAGTAGGTTATGCAAGCGTGGGAAAAACCACGCTATTTAACTCCTTAACACACGAATCGAAGTCCATAGGGCCAGAGTACTTTACAACACTTTCTCCTAAAGTAAAGGCTATAAGCCATAACGGATTCCGTTTTGCGCTCGTAGATACTGTGGGCTTTATATCGGATATACCCGTAGAGATCATTGAGGCCTTCCACTCTACCCTTGAAGAGGCCGCAACCGCCGATATCGTATTGTACGTCGTAGATGTTTCTGAGAGAGAAGACGTGCTTGTAGAAAAACTAGGAGAGGGTATTGACGTGCTTAGACGAATAGGTGTTGTCGATAAGCCTATGATTATCGCCGCAAATAAGATAGATCTTATTGGGAACGAAGAGGAGCTAAAACACCGGCTTGAGCTTATCTCGGGACTTGTGTCCGCATTATATCCGGGAATAAGAGATGTAGTCCCCGTCTCAGCTAAAAACAAAGTAGGGCTTGATAGGCTGCTATGCAGGCTGAGCACCCTGCTCAAAGATATGGAAAGGTATATGTTCTACGCATAG
- a CDS encoding putative metallopeptidase has translation MALRFLRDHLLDEALAILISKLGLSYIKIDRIYIAWSRGSKTTALARIWGLPSPFIKLGICEPTYIIELVSEKFPRLSCEEIVETLVHELLHIPRTFSGGLRAHGEWSKRRNIKRMIKEKLRKEDVETLCRLVKLSLKRIENS, from the coding sequence TTGGCGCTGCGTTTTTTACGTGACCATCTGCTCGACGAGGCCCTTGCAATCCTTATTTCAAAGCTTGGACTAAGCTATATAAAAATAGACAGGATCTATATAGCTTGGAGCAGGGGCTCAAAAACTACAGCACTCGCACGTATATGGGGGCTCCCCTCGCCTTTTATTAAGCTAGGCATCTGCGAGCCGACATATATTATTGAACTTGTCTCAGAAAAGTTTCCTAGGCTCAGCTGTGAGGAAATAGTAGAGACGCTCGTTCACGAACTACTTCATATTCCTCGCACATTTAGTGGCGGGCTAAGAGCGCATGGCGAGTGGAGTAAGAGGAGAAATATCAAGAGGATGATCAAGGAGAAGTTGAGAAAAGAAGACGTGGAGACATTATGCCGCCTCGTGAAACTGTCTCTTAAAAGAATAGAAAATAGCTAA
- a CDS encoding tRNA (cytidine(56)-2'-O)-methyltransferase → MQAEHPAQRYGKVYVLRIGHRPERDKRITTHVGLVARAFGANGFILADVCDDHVMSSLKKVLERWGGAMDLLCGVSGKSYVREWKKGGGEVIHLTMYGLHVDDVIESIRSSPKPKLIVVGAEKVPPFYYEEATYNVAIGNQPHSEVAALAIFLDRLYRGEELRLEFPNAKVKIIPSARGKKVVSLEKHPK, encoded by the coding sequence ATGCAGGCTGAGCACCCTGCTCAAAGATATGGAAAGGTATATGTTCTACGCATAGGGCATCGGCCTGAGCGAGACAAGAGAATAACAACGCACGTAGGCCTAGTTGCACGGGCTTTCGGCGCCAATGGGTTCATTCTAGCCGATGTCTGCGATGACCACGTAATGAGTTCCTTAAAGAAGGTTCTTGAGCGCTGGGGCGGTGCAATGGACCTCCTATGTGGCGTGAGTGGTAAGAGTTATGTCAGGGAGTGGAAAAAGGGTGGCGGAGAGGTAATCCATTTAACGATGTACGGCCTACACGTTGACGATGTTATAGAGTCGATAAGGAGTAGCCCCAAGCCGAAACTCATAGTTGTAGGCGCCGAGAAGGTGCCTCCCTTCTACTACGAGGAGGCAACATACAATGTTGCTATAGGTAATCAGCCGCACAGCGAGGTAGCTGCCTTAGCGATCTTCCTTGACAGGCTCTATAGGGGGGAAGAACTGCGCCTTGAGTTTCCGAATGCAAAGGTAAAGATTATTCCTTCGGCTCGCGGCAAAAAAGTAGTAAGCCTGGAAAAGCATCCTAAATAG
- a CDS encoding tRNA(Phe) 7-((3-amino-3-carboxypropyl)-4-demethylwyosine(37)-N(4))-methyltransferase, with product MGKVRDWNQEKLEAWQRLWEDLEIGYLDTDILDVLVEFFLRPKAFTKSSCSGRITVIDADYPWSKEETATIFKKHEPVKSVEIERLLKVPRSTRLWLSVQGPIYHVYVRDFEEAKVILEAAREAGFKHSGIMVLGYPMLVELRTGVRADILLADKQEVLIKEERIEDIVSIANDVLAQAKERNRRLLRALRERRPQELWQPAREKAKQLGLL from the coding sequence ATGGGGAAAGTGCGGGACTGGAACCAAGAAAAACTAGAAGCTTGGCAAAGGCTATGGGAGGACCTTGAGATAGGCTATCTAGATACCGATATACTAGACGTGCTTGTAGAGTTCTTTCTTAGACCCAAGGCTTTTACCAAGAGTAGCTGCTCGGGTCGAATAACCGTAATTGATGCGGACTATCCTTGGAGCAAAGAAGAAACGGCAACAATATTCAAGAAGCATGAACCCGTCAAGTCGGTTGAGATAGAACGATTACTCAAGGTTCCTCGAAGCACGCGCCTATGGCTTAGCGTTCAAGGGCCCATATACCATGTATATGTAAGAGACTTCGAGGAGGCTAAGGTGATACTTGAAGCAGCCAGAGAAGCCGGGTTTAAGCATAGCGGAATAATGGTCCTGGGTTATCCGATGCTAGTTGAACTACGTACAGGTGTGCGTGCGGACATACTCTTAGCTGATAAGCAAGAAGTGCTAATAAAAGAAGAACGCATTGAAGACATAGTTAGCATAGCTAATGATGTCCTGGCCCAGGCAAAAGAGAGGAATAGAAGACTGTTAAGGGCGCTACGGGAAAGGAGGCCCCAAGAACTATGGCAGCCCGCGCGCGAGAAAGCCAAGCAACTCGGCCTCCTATAG
- a CDS encoding CBS domain-containing protein translates to MEDPKITAVPSDDAVSVLRKMLKYDEWYSPVIDESGKYLGIFGLENAIKHILDSDESALLIPISEVMQKSVVYVEPDTPVHKVWQLMRKHGFAALPVVKEGKIVGVIAEYDLLSRGYTRPDFEADSYRKGPFVYEVMSTPPVTLLPTATLRDAAELMIKRDIGRVYIVDEEKHLLGVIDRSDVVSKWLSSK, encoded by the coding sequence ATGGAGGATCCTAAAATCACTGCTGTACCCAGTGACGATGCTGTATCGGTTCTTCGCAAGATGCTTAAGTACGATGAATGGTATTCTCCCGTCATAGACGAGTCCGGCAAGTATCTTGGAATCTTTGGCCTTGAAAACGCTATAAAGCATATTCTCGACTCCGATGAAAGTGCACTACTAATTCCCATATCCGAGGTAATGCAAAAATCAGTAGTATATGTTGAACCAGATACTCCTGTACATAAAGTATGGCAACTAATGCGCAAGCATGGATTTGCAGCTCTTCCGGTGGTCAAGGAGGGCAAGATCGTTGGTGTGATTGCTGAATACGATCTACTATCTCGAGGATATACAAGGCCTGACTTCGAGGCAGATAGTTACCGTAAAGGCCCGTTCGTATATGAAGTTATGTCGACGCCGCCGGTAACCCTACTGCCTACTGCAACCTTACGTGATGCGGCAGAGCTGATGATTAAACGTGACATAGGAAGAGTCTACATAGTCGATGAAGAAAAGCACCTCCTCGGAGTCATTGATAGAAGTGATGTTGTCTCGAAATGGCTCTCAAGTAAGTAG
- a CDS encoding GntR family transcriptional regulator codes for MGTEEAEKLYKFVEKLLDANARQVFQVLFEEGEELTEVDIAEKTGLKLNAIRRALNMLAEQGLVVYRRQKHPEKNRLIFYWKVNYEALPAIIEARKKATLEKLKTLLSKEESTMYYVCPNDGTRYTFEEALEHEFVCPRCGTMLVPDKDRELRIQILSQYISMLEAEINEDTKSR; via the coding sequence GTGGGCACCGAGGAGGCAGAAAAGCTATACAAGTTCGTAGAGAAGCTTCTCGACGCTAACGCGAGGCAGGTATTTCAAGTTCTCTTTGAAGAGGGCGAGGAACTGACAGAGGTCGATATCGCAGAGAAAACAGGCCTCAAGCTTAATGCGATAAGGCGCGCACTCAACATGCTCGCAGAGCAAGGGCTTGTAGTTTATCGTCGTCAAAAGCATCCGGAAAAGAATAGGCTCATCTTTTACTGGAAGGTTAATTATGAGGCTCTTCCAGCGATAATAGAGGCGAGGAAGAAGGCCACTCTTGAAAAGCTCAAGACTCTTTTAAGCAAGGAAGAGTCAACCATGTATTATGTGTGTCCAAACGACGGCACGCGCTATACCTTTGAGGAGGCCCTTGAGCACGAATTTGTATGCCCTCGCTGCGGCACCATGTTAGTGCCTGATAAGGATAGGGAGCTTAGGATACAGATACTGAGCCAATACATATCTATGCTAGAGGCGGAGATAAATGAGGACACCAAGTCTCGTTGA
- a CDS encoding DNA cytosine methyltransferase — protein sequence MRTPSLVDLFSGAGGFAEGFRQAGFRILLGIDNDPAAIRSFKANFPEALALAMDIKEVSGALIERLVGRPDVIIGSPPCEPYTGANPRRRKNPLERLYEDPAGQLVLHFARIVGELKPRVFVMENVPGILDVEDELRRIFREAGYSRVYFNVLKAEDYGTPSHRLRVFVSNIKIKPPKRNKKISVEEALSSLPEPGAELPPNHELPSISPRKAKRIARLRWGQALIYYEGADNRRLPNLIRLDPRRHAPTVLGSSRFIHPYEDRFLTVREQARLMGFPDNHVFLGGKDEQYNQVGEAVPVPLARAIAEVVLGYLAREQ from the coding sequence ATGAGGACACCAAGTCTCGTTGATCTTTTCAGTGGTGCTGGGGGGTTTGCTGAGGGATTTCGACAAGCAGGTTTTCGCATTTTACTCGGAATAGATAATGACCCCGCGGCCATACGTAGTTTTAAGGCAAATTTTCCAGAAGCACTAGCGCTTGCCATGGATATAAAGGAGGTAAGTGGAGCGCTCATAGAGAGGCTCGTAGGACGTCCTGACGTTATCATTGGAAGTCCTCCTTGTGAGCCCTATACCGGGGCTAATCCTAGGCGTAGGAAAAACCCCTTAGAGAGACTATATGAGGATCCAGCCGGTCAACTCGTGCTACATTTTGCCCGAATAGTTGGCGAGCTAAAGCCACGTGTCTTCGTCATGGAGAACGTTCCAGGCATTCTCGATGTAGAGGATGAATTGCGTAGAATATTTCGCGAGGCGGGCTACAGCAGGGTATACTTTAACGTGCTTAAAGCAGAAGACTATGGGACGCCGAGCCATAGGCTAAGGGTATTCGTTTCCAATATAAAAATTAAGCCGCCGAAAAGAAACAAAAAAATTAGTGTTGAAGAAGCGCTTAGCTCGCTCCCAGAGCCGGGTGCTGAACTCCCTCCTAATCACGAACTCCCAAGCATTAGTCCGAGAAAGGCGAAACGAATAGCAAGACTACGCTGGGGGCAAGCATTAATATACTATGAGGGGGCAGATAATCGTAGGCTGCCTAACCTTATAAGGCTTGACCCCAGAAGACATGCACCTACCGTACTCGGGTCAAGCCGCTTCATACACCCCTACGAGGATAGATTCCTTACGGTAAGGGAACAAGCAAGACTAATGGGGTTTCCGGATAACCACGTGTTTCTCGGAGGAAAGGATGAGCAGTATAATCAGGTAGGGGAAGCGGTTCCAGTACCCTTGGCACGAGCCATCGCCGAGGTGGTGCTAGGGTACCTAGCCCGTGAGCAGTGA